In Cervus elaphus chromosome 5, mCerEla1.1, whole genome shotgun sequence, the following proteins share a genomic window:
- the PEX12 gene encoding peroxisome assembly protein 12, with protein MAEHGAHITTASVVDDQPSIFEVVAQDSLMSAVRPALQHVVKVLAESNPAHFGFFWRWFDEIFTLLDLLLQQHYLSKTSASFSENFYGLKRIVMGDQHRLQRLASAGLPKKQLMKSIMFLVLLPYLKVKLEKLVSSLREEDEYSIHPPSSRWKRFYRAFLAAYPFVNMAWEGWFLVQQLRYILGKVQHHSPLLRLAGVRLGRLTVQDIQALEHKSAKASMMQLPAGSIGDKIKSALKKAVGGVALSLSTGLSVGIFFLQFLEWWYSSENQETIKTLTALPTPPPPVHLDYNSDSPLLPKLKTVCPLCRKNRVNDTVLATSGYVFCYRCVFNYVRSHQACPITGYPTEVQHLIKLYSPEN; from the exons ATGGCTGAGCACGGGGCTCACATCACGACTGCCTCTGTTGTGGATGACCAGCCATCCATCTTTGAGGTGGTAGCACAGGACAGTTTAATGTCAGCCGTGAGACCTGCTCTTCAGCATGTGGTCAAG gTTCTTGCAGAATCAAATCCTGCCCACTTTGGCTTCTTTTGGAGGTGGTTTGATGAAATCTTTACCCTGCTAGATCTTCTGCTCCAGCAGCATTATCTGTCAAAAACCAGCGCCTCCTTTTCTGAAAACTTTTATGGCTTAAAGAGGATTGTAATGGGAGACCAACACAGGCTTCAGAGATTGGCCAGTGCTGGTCTCCCAAAGAAGCAGCTTATGAAATCAATCATGTTCCTGGTTCTTCTTCCCTATCTTAAAGTGAAACTGGAGAAGCTGGTTTCTAGCCTGAGAGAAGAAGACGAATATTCCATCCATCCCCCTTCTTCCCGCTGGAAACGATTTTACAGAGCCTTCCTGGCAGCCTACCCATTTGTTAACATGGCCTGGGAAGGCTGGTTTCTGGTACAGCAGCTTCGATACATCCTAGGAAAGGTTCAACATCACTCACCACTGCTGAGGCTGGCTGGAGTTCGGCTAGGTCGGCTTACAGTTCAGGATATACAAGCTCTGGAGCACAAATCAGCTAAGGCCAGCATGATGCAGCTACCAGCTGGGAG CATTGGTGACAAGATAAAGTCAGCTCTGAAGAAAGCTGTGGGGGGTGTTGCCTTATCCCTCTCTACTGGCCTTTCGGTGGGTATATTCTTCCTGCAGTTCCTTGAGTGGTGGTATTCATCGGAAAACCAAGAAACCATCAAGACCCTGACTGCTCTGCCTACCCCACCACCACCTGTACACCTAGACTACAATTCTGATTCTCCTCTGTTACCCAAATTGAAGACTGTGTGCCCACTGTGTCGTAAAAACCGGGTGAACGACACGGTTCTTGCCACCTCTGGCTACGTGTTTTGTTATCGCTGTGTGTTTAATTACGTGAGGAGTCACCAGGCTTGTCCGATCACAGGTTATCCAACAGAGGTACAGCATCTGATCAAACTGTACTCCCCTGAGAATTGA